Genomic window (Chitinivibrionales bacterium):
AACGGGGATAAAAATAATTTCATTGTTCCCGAAAACAGCCGGAATAAAATTGAAAAACTATGTTCTAATACCGGCAAACATTCCTGTTTGTTTGTCTGGTCGGTAGAAAATCATTACCTGCCGATCCATTTAAACCGGCGGCATACATCTCTGTTTTCTTCGCTTCCCTCTCACCTTCCAAGCACGGTCCTTCAGATTTAGCAGCGCTTTCTTTCCAAATAATTACTCTTACTGTTCGATTTCACGGTCCTTTGGCGGCTGGATAATATCTATGTAATTCAGGCCGGGATCATGGAGATCAATCGATTAATTGGTGTTTGGATTCGTTGACATACCATTGATAATGTCAAAAACTACTTTTGACTGGAGAGAAAAATATGCGAATACCATTTTCCTTCTTCCCCGCTGTTTTGGTTGTATTGAGGGCGGGATTTGGTTTCGGGGAAGGAGTGGCGGCGCGCAGTTCGGAAGGCGGGGCTTTCCCTGTTCATATTCTGGAATGGCAGGCGCAGGAATTGTCTGTCGAGTGCCGACATGAGGCCGCAGTTCCGGAGGCGCTCGATCTGGCCACAGCCCTCAGCCTGGCGTTGCGCCATAATCCGTCACTTGCGGCCTGTTCGACGGAGATCCGTGCGCGTGAAGCCGCCGCTCTTCAGGCCGGCCTTCTCCCGAATCCTGAGCTGGAAGGAGAGATGGGAAATCTGGGTGGAAGCAATGAATTGCGGAGTTTAGAAGGTACCGAAATGACTGTTGGCATTTCTCAACGGGTGGAACCGGCCGGAAAGCGAAGAAAACGGCGCGTGGTTGCAGAGCATGAAAAACAACTCGCAGCATGGGACTATCAAATCAAAAAGCTTGATATCCTTGCAGCCACCGCCACGGCTTTTATTGAAGTCCTGGTAGCGCAGAAACAGGTGGCGCTCAATGATGAACTCTTTGATATTGCAAACAAGACAGCCTCGGCGGTTAGTGAAAAAGCGGCGGCGGGGAAAATCTCTCCCGTTGAAAAATCGCGGGCGCTGATAGAACTGGCTGCCGCCCGAACGGATGCCGCCGGGGCCGGCCGTGAATTGGAAGCCGCGAGGCGGCGTCTGGCAGGTTTCTGGGGTGCCGATCATGCGGCATTTTCCCATGTTGAAGGCGAATTGAATGGCCTCAGTACAGTACCTTCCGAAGATTCCCTTAAAGTATTACTTCCTCAAAATCCGGACCTTGCCCGCCGGCGTACCGCAATTGTACGAAGCAAGGCACGCTTTTCAAAGGCACGGACAGAGGCAGTCCCCGACCTGACCCTGCGTGCAGGATTCAAGCGTTCTCTTGAAACTCCGGACCAGACCTTTATGGTCGGTCTTTCTCTGCCGATACCGGTGTTCGATCGGAACAGGGGAGGCATAAAAGAAGCTCGGGCGCGAATGCAGAAAACGAAACTGGAGAAAGAAGCGGCGCAAATCGCGCTTTCCACCGCCCTTTCTGATGCCTGGCACCACCTCGCCGCCGCACATGCCGAAAATGTCAGCCTCCGTGAAGAGGTCCTTCCCGCGGCGATTACAACCTATGAATCCACCGAACTGGGGTACCGGGAAGGCAAGTTTGATTTTCTTCAGATGCTCGATGCGCAGCGAACGCTCTTTCTGATCAGGCAGCGATATCTGGATTCACTCGAAGAATGTCATCTTGCCGCAGTCGAGGTGGAACGTCTCACCGGTATGCCGGTAAATAATATTGTCAAAAAGAATAGCCGTTCCTCCGACGATAAGGAGACAAAAAAATGAGAAAAATGTTTGCAAAAGCGATAGCTGTGACCTGCATGGCGAGCGTTGGTTTGCCGATAGTGCACTGTACGGGGCGTGCGCACGAACAGGCTGGTACTAAAAAGCAAGGCCCGGTGCATGCAGATGACGGTGTGCACGATGAAAAAGGACATGAAAGGAATGCTGTTCATGCGCCCTCGGTCGTAAAAATAACAAAAGCTCAGGCGCAGCGATTCGGTATTAAAATCGCCGAGGCTGCCGAAGGTTCGTTGAACAGGGTGGTCCGTGTGCCGGGTGAAATACGGCTGGATGAAGAGAAGGCTGTTCATATCGTCACGCAGCTTTCCGGAATCGTCCGCAGCTCGCGGGTAAAAGTCGGCGACAAGGTGCGGGCCGGTCAAGTCCTGGCGGTCCTGGAGAGTCGGGAACTGGCCGAGGCAAAGGCCGCTTTTCTTGCAGCGACAAAACGGGAACGGCTTGCCCGGGATTTTTATGAGCGGGAAGAACGGTTGTGGAAAAAACAGGTGACCAGCGAACAGGAATATCTGACCGCCCGTCAGGTCCTTGCCGAAAGAAGTATCGAAAAAAAATCGGCCCGTCAGCAGCTTTTGGCCCTGGGGGTCCCGAAATCGTCAATCGGCGGAATGTCGGAATCGGAAGATAATCTCCTGTCAAGTTTTGTGGCGCGGGCGCCGATTAACGGACAGGTGTTGGAGAAACACCTTACCCTGGGGGAATCGCTCCCCAATGGCACAAAGATTTTCGTTATCGCCGACCTGTCCACAGTATGGCTGGACCTGACGGTCGGTCATGAAGATCTTGCGGAACTCAGAGAAGGACTGGCTATCGATCTTGCACTGCCCGGTAAACAGAAGGTCGAGGCGAAGGTTGCCTATGTGTCACCTGTTGCCAACCCTGAGACACGGACGGTTACTGTTCGCGCCGTAGTAGAAAATGAGGAGGGTTTACTGCGACCG
Coding sequences:
- a CDS encoding TolC family protein, coding for MRIPFSFFPAVLVVLRAGFGFGEGVAARSSEGGAFPVHILEWQAQELSVECRHEAAVPEALDLATALSLALRHNPSLAACSTEIRAREAAALQAGLLPNPELEGEMGNLGGSNELRSLEGTEMTVGISQRVEPAGKRRKRRVVAEHEKQLAAWDYQIKKLDILAATATAFIEVLVAQKQVALNDELFDIANKTASAVSEKAAAGKISPVEKSRALIELAAARTDAAGAGRELEAARRRLAGFWGADHAAFSHVEGELNGLSTVPSEDSLKVLLPQNPDLARRRTAIVRSKARFSKARTEAVPDLTLRAGFKRSLETPDQTFMVGLSLPIPVFDRNRGGIKEARARMQKTKLEKEAAQIALSTALSDAWHHLAAAHAENVSLREEVLPAAITTYESTELGYREGKFDFLQMLDAQRTLFLIRQRYLDSLEECHLAAVEVERLTGMPVNNIVKKNSRSSDDKETKK
- a CDS encoding efflux RND transporter periplasmic adaptor subunit; translation: MRKMFAKAIAVTCMASVGLPIVHCTGRAHEQAGTKKQGPVHADDGVHDEKGHERNAVHAPSVVKITKAQAQRFGIKIAEAAEGSLNRVVRVPGEIRLDEEKAVHIVTQLSGIVRSSRVKVGDKVRAGQVLAVLESRELAEAKAAFLAATKRERLARDFYEREERLWKKQVTSEQEYLTARQVLAERSIEKKSARQQLLALGVPKSSIGGMSESEDNLLSSFVARAPINGQVLEKHLTLGESLPNGTKIFVIADLSTVWLDLTVGHEDLAELREGLAIDLALPGKQKVEAKVAYVSPVANPETRTVTVRAVVENEEGLLRPGLFVQADIRLPSEDKALLVHKGSVQNVNDHPCVFVWNKGVFELREIVPGVSDNSRTEVLQGLTAGEKIAAKNAFHLKAEYVKAAGGNTGCSHGHAH